The Nitrospirota bacterium sequence TCAGCCGAAGGAATTGTTTTGGGAATGCCTCCCTGCTTAGTGGCCAGAACCTCGTGCCTTTCCCTCCGGCAATAATTACTGCATAGAGATTTCTTTTTGGTTTCTGCTTTCCTTTAACCATACCGCTACCCTATTCTTTATTGCCTGAATATGCCCTGCTCCCAAGATGGAGCTTTTTTTTTATGAACTCCTTGAGCTCTCTCAGCCTGAGCCTCCATGGAAGCCATACTGCTTCCCTCACTATTTTCTTTGACATCTTGGAGTATCCGCCAGACCTCTCCTGAAATATTATAGGTATCTCTTTGACATTAAGTCCTGCCCTTCTGACATAATAAGCCATCTCTATCTGGAAGGCATAGCCTTCCGAGTGAATAAAGTCAAAGGGGATAGCTGACAGTGCCTTTTTGCTGAAAGCCCTGAATCCGCTTGTCATGTCTGTGATGTTCATTGCAAGCAGTTTTGAGGCATAAAAATTTCCAAATTTTGACAGAAGAAGCCTTTTGAAATTCCACCCAGCTACACTTACCTTGCCATACAGATACCTTGAGCCAATGACAAGCTCAGCTCCATTTTCAATTTCATCGTAAAACCTCGGCAGATCAAGGGCATTATGCGA is a genomic window containing:
- a CDS encoding polyprenol monophosphomannose synthase: MKKTLVILPTYNEKDALPVVLIKILGQEVFDILIIDDGSSDGTAEIARHWMEEDKRVNLIERHSKLGLGTAYLTGFKWGLEKGYECFIEMDADLSHNALDLPRFYDEIENGAELVIGSRYLYGKVSVAGWNFKRLLLSKFGNFYASKLLAMNITDMTSGFRAFSKKALSAIPFDFIHSEGYAFQIEMAYYVRRAGLNVKEIPIIFQERSGGYSKMSKKIVREAVWLPWRLRLRELKEFIKKKLHLGSRAYSGNKE